A single window of Jiangella alkaliphila DNA harbors:
- a CDS encoding aldo/keto reductase, translated as MRTTTLGSTGPAVSALGLGLMGMSDLYGPADRDESVATIHAALDAGVTLLDTGDFYGMGDNELLLRDALRGRDRDDVVISVKFGGLRGPDGAWLGFDASPAAVKTFAAYSLRRLGTDHIDVYRPSRLDPAVPIEETVGVIADLVEAGYVRHIGLSEVGADTLRRAAAVHPITDLQIEYSLLSRGVEERILPVARELGIGVTAYGVLSRGLLSGHWRPDRELPAGDFRTTSPRFQDGNLQRNLELVEALRGVAEQKGATVAQVAIAWVAAQGTDVVPVVGARTRERLAESLGATDLTLDADDLARIERSVPAGAAAGNRYADYAYAHLDSER; from the coding sequence ATGCGCACCACCACCCTCGGCAGCACCGGACCCGCCGTCTCCGCCCTCGGCCTGGGCCTGATGGGGATGTCCGACCTCTACGGCCCGGCCGACCGCGACGAGTCGGTCGCCACCATCCACGCCGCCCTCGACGCCGGCGTCACACTCCTCGACACCGGCGACTTCTACGGCATGGGCGACAACGAACTGCTGCTGCGCGACGCCCTGCGCGGCCGCGACCGCGACGACGTCGTCATCAGTGTGAAGTTCGGCGGCCTGCGCGGCCCGGACGGCGCGTGGCTCGGCTTCGACGCCAGCCCCGCGGCCGTCAAGACGTTCGCCGCCTACAGCCTGCGCCGGCTGGGCACCGACCACATCGACGTCTACCGGCCCTCGCGGCTGGACCCGGCCGTGCCGATCGAGGAGACGGTCGGCGTGATCGCCGACCTCGTCGAGGCCGGCTACGTGCGGCACATCGGGCTGTCCGAGGTCGGCGCCGACACGCTGCGCCGGGCCGCCGCCGTCCACCCGATCACCGACCTGCAGATCGAGTACTCGCTGCTCTCCCGCGGCGTCGAGGAGCGCATCCTGCCGGTCGCGCGCGAGCTCGGCATCGGCGTGACGGCGTACGGCGTGCTCTCGCGCGGGCTGCTCAGCGGGCACTGGCGCCCCGACCGCGAGCTGCCGGCCGGCGACTTCCGCACCACCAGCCCGCGGTTCCAGGACGGCAACCTGCAGCGCAACCTCGAGCTGGTCGAGGCGCTGCGTGGCGTCGCCGAGCAGAAGGGCGCGACGGTCGCGCAGGTGGCCATCGCCTGGGTCGCCGCCCAGGGCACGGACGTCGTGCCGGTGGTGGGCGCGCGCACCCGCGAGCGGCTGGCCGAGTCGCTCGGCGCCACCGATCTGACGCTCGACGCCGACGACCTCGCGCGGATCGAGCGGTCGGTCCCGGCCGGCGCGGCCGCGGGCAACCGGTACGCCGACTACGCCTACGCCCACCTCGACAGCGAGCGCTGA
- a CDS encoding M28 family metallopeptidase — protein sequence MTRRPTRRTAAVASAGVLAATCLLTVPAEAANDTVTIRQMNKLITLEAVMGHIEALQEISDEHGGNRASGHSGFEASRDYIVEQLEAAGYTPEVQAFEFEYFDERSELERLSPEPHTFEEGSEFIRNQFDTGTPIGEATGPLFPADVRLDTPGLPANTSTSGCEAADFTGMAAGSIALVQRGTCGFNVKVLNAQAAGAAGVVVMNEGQPGRDTGLVGMIGDATGLTIPAVFSQFSVGVNLANTPGASVRVEVDFTADTRTTWNVLAETRKGNPDNVVMAGAHLDSVHDGAGINDNGSGSAALLETAIQINRQNLKNQVRFAWWGAEESGLLGSNFYVPDLPQAERDKIALYLNFDMVASPNYMFGIYDGDNSGGTAPPDFIPEGSAQIEDVFERIYTRRNQPFNDSEFSGRSDYGAFIAADIPAGGLFTGAEIAKTEEQVAMYGGLANVPYDPCYHGFCDNLTGDGQDDAIYDALRAEYDLVGNVNTEALDINADVIGSVVLTFAYDTSTVNGVKPRR from the coding sequence ATGACGAGACGACCGACCAGGCGTACGGCCGCCGTCGCCAGCGCTGGCGTACTCGCCGCGACGTGTTTGCTCACCGTCCCCGCCGAGGCGGCGAACGACACCGTCACGATCCGGCAGATGAACAAGCTCATCACGCTCGAGGCCGTCATGGGCCACATCGAGGCGTTGCAGGAGATCAGCGACGAGCACGGCGGTAACCGAGCATCCGGCCACTCGGGCTTCGAGGCGTCGAGGGACTACATCGTCGAGCAGCTCGAGGCCGCCGGGTACACGCCCGAGGTCCAGGCGTTCGAGTTCGAGTACTTCGACGAGCGGTCCGAGCTCGAGCGCCTCTCGCCCGAGCCGCACACGTTCGAGGAGGGCAGCGAGTTCATCCGCAACCAGTTCGACACCGGTACCCCGATCGGCGAGGCGACCGGGCCGCTGTTCCCCGCCGACGTCCGGCTCGACACCCCCGGCCTGCCGGCGAACACGTCGACCAGTGGCTGCGAGGCGGCCGACTTCACCGGCATGGCGGCGGGCAGCATCGCGCTGGTCCAGCGCGGCACCTGCGGCTTCAACGTCAAGGTCCTGAACGCCCAGGCGGCCGGCGCGGCCGGCGTGGTCGTCATGAACGAGGGCCAGCCCGGCCGCGACACCGGCCTCGTCGGCATGATCGGCGACGCCACCGGCCTCACCATCCCGGCGGTCTTCTCGCAGTTCTCCGTCGGCGTGAACCTGGCGAACACGCCGGGCGCCAGCGTCCGGGTCGAGGTCGACTTCACCGCCGACACCCGCACGACGTGGAACGTCCTGGCCGAGACGCGCAAGGGCAACCCGGACAACGTCGTCATGGCCGGCGCACACCTGGACAGCGTCCACGACGGCGCGGGCATCAACGACAACGGCAGCGGCAGCGCGGCGCTGCTGGAGACCGCGATCCAGATCAACCGGCAGAACCTGAAGAACCAGGTGCGCTTCGCCTGGTGGGGCGCGGAGGAGTCCGGCCTGCTCGGCTCGAACTTCTACGTGCCGGACCTGCCGCAGGCGGAGCGGGACAAGATCGCGCTCTACCTGAACTTCGACATGGTCGCCTCGCCCAACTACATGTTCGGCATCTACGACGGCGACAACTCCGGCGGCACCGCCCCGCCCGACTTCATCCCGGAGGGCTCGGCCCAGATCGAGGACGTGTTCGAGCGGATCTACACCCGCCGCAACCAGCCGTTCAACGACAGCGAGTTCTCCGGGCGGTCCGACTACGGCGCGTTCATCGCCGCGGACATCCCGGCGGGCGGCTTGTTCACCGGCGCCGAGATCGCGAAGACGGAGGAGCAGGTGGCGATGTACGGCGGCCTGGCCAACGTGCCGTACGACCCCTGCTACCACGGGTTCTGCGACAACCTCACCGGCGACGGCCAGGACGACGCGATCTACGACGCGCTGCGGGCGGAGTACGACCTCGTCGGCAACGTCAACACGGAGGCGCTGGACATCAACGCCGACGTGATCGGCTCGGTCGTGCTGACCTTCGCCTACGACACCTCGACCGTCAACGGCGTCAAGCCGCGTCGCTGA
- a CDS encoding TetR/AcrR family transcriptional regulator codes for MTTAESTDTRGRIVRAAAELLERGGREAVSTRAVSAAAGVQAPTLYRLFGDMDGLLDAVAGYGFEQYLRDKREQGETDDPVADLRRGWDHHIEFGLTRPAFYVLMYGNGRPAGASAAGREAAGILRRLIGRVAAAGRLTMSVERAAQFAHATGVGIVLTLIATPEAERDRSVADLARDAVLRTLVTDAAPSSPGEGLPPLAGRAVALRETLRETLRADDDGPLTAAERALLEQWLDRLADGR; via the coding sequence ATGACGACGGCGGAGAGCACGGACACGCGGGGGCGCATCGTGCGCGCGGCCGCGGAGCTGCTGGAACGCGGCGGCCGCGAGGCGGTGTCGACGCGCGCCGTCAGCGCCGCGGCGGGCGTACAGGCGCCCACGCTCTACCGGCTGTTCGGCGACATGGATGGGCTGCTCGACGCCGTCGCGGGCTACGGCTTCGAGCAGTACCTGCGCGACAAGCGCGAGCAGGGCGAGACCGACGACCCGGTCGCCGACCTGCGCCGCGGCTGGGACCACCACATCGAGTTCGGGCTGACCCGGCCCGCGTTCTACGTCCTGATGTACGGCAACGGCCGGCCCGCCGGCGCGTCGGCCGCCGGGCGTGAGGCGGCGGGCATCCTGCGCCGGCTGATCGGCCGGGTCGCCGCCGCCGGGCGGCTCACCATGAGCGTCGAGCGCGCCGCGCAGTTCGCCCATGCCACCGGGGTCGGCATCGTGCTGACGCTGATCGCCACCCCCGAGGCCGAGCGCGACCGGTCGGTGGCCGACCTCGCCCGCGACGCCGTGCTGCGCACGCTGGTCACCGACGCCGCGCCGTCCTCGCCCGGCGAGGGCCTGCCGCCGCTGGCCGGCCGGGCGGTCGCACTGCGCGAGACGCTGCGGGAGACGCTGCGGGCCGACGACGACGGCCCGCTCACCGCGGCCGAGCGGGCGCTGCTGGAGCAGTGGCTGGACCGCCTCGCCGACGGGCGCTGA
- the mptB gene encoding polyprenol phosphomannose-dependent alpha 1,6 mannosyltransferase MptB yields the protein MSLTSAAVALRDSPRATLVAGTVASATIAVAVTRAGPIPGVVLPDGPLGLWRAADEGRPAWSVLAAVGITGLSLVFVRLYLLARDHVVDVRYVARTAVVWTAPMLLAQPILSLDAYSYVAQGQLLVMGIDPYVTGPIVFGAGPLLDPVAPVWRMTPAPYGPLSLSLLGWSADVTDADHVPFVFILRVLAIAAVVVATVAAARLARPDARAAAVALVAANPIVVLHLIGGVHLDVLVGALAPVVLLAVRKRWWWLAALLAAAAFAIKLPGLILVGYVLWARFRLAERRWAGTAQVLAVTAAATLAAAATVPDGWGWIATLDTPGHVEQLYNVPAAAAGVGYALVGLTVGGVDFAELLNVTQVLCAAAGAAMIGWLIVRGGDPSAPVRRTGALVGSAMVVLALAAPVIHAWYLAWALALLAACAGVVGHRWLIGLSVALCFTALPDPLTRWHHGLLPLTLLFLVVALALTFWWLADARTPATPRAGTRPASERVPARPV from the coding sequence ATGTCCCTCACGTCAGCCGCCGTCGCGCTGCGCGACTCGCCGCGCGCCACCCTCGTCGCCGGCACGGTCGCGTCGGCGACGATCGCGGTCGCCGTCACCAGGGCCGGCCCGATCCCGGGCGTCGTCCTGCCCGACGGGCCGCTGGGACTGTGGCGCGCCGCCGACGAGGGCCGGCCGGCGTGGAGCGTGCTGGCGGCCGTCGGGATCACCGGGCTGTCGCTGGTCTTCGTCCGGCTGTACCTGCTGGCCCGCGACCACGTCGTCGACGTCCGGTACGTCGCCCGGACGGCGGTCGTGTGGACGGCGCCGATGCTGCTGGCCCAGCCGATCCTCAGCCTGGACGCGTATTCGTACGTCGCACAGGGCCAGTTGCTGGTCATGGGCATCGACCCGTACGTGACCGGCCCGATCGTGTTCGGCGCCGGCCCGCTGCTGGACCCGGTCGCGCCGGTCTGGCGGATGACGCCGGCGCCGTACGGGCCGCTGTCGCTGAGCCTGCTGGGCTGGTCCGCCGACGTCACCGACGCCGACCACGTGCCGTTCGTGTTCATCCTGCGGGTGCTGGCGATCGCCGCGGTGGTGGTCGCGACGGTGGCCGCGGCGCGGCTGGCCCGGCCGGACGCGCGGGCCGCCGCCGTCGCGCTGGTCGCCGCGAACCCGATCGTCGTGCTGCACCTGATCGGCGGCGTGCACCTGGACGTGCTGGTCGGCGCGCTGGCGCCGGTCGTGCTGCTGGCCGTGCGCAAGCGCTGGTGGTGGCTCGCGGCGCTGCTGGCCGCGGCGGCGTTCGCGATCAAGCTGCCCGGCCTGATCCTGGTCGGCTACGTGCTGTGGGCCCGGTTCCGGCTGGCGGAGCGGCGCTGGGCCGGGACGGCGCAGGTGCTGGCGGTGACGGCGGCGGCGACGCTGGCCGCGGCAGCCACCGTGCCGGACGGCTGGGGCTGGATCGCCACGCTGGACACCCCGGGCCACGTGGAGCAGCTCTACAACGTCCCGGCCGCGGCCGCCGGAGTCGGCTACGCGCTCGTCGGGCTGACGGTGGGCGGGGTGGACTTCGCGGAGCTGCTGAACGTCACCCAGGTGCTCTGCGCCGCCGCCGGCGCCGCGATGATCGGCTGGCTGATCGTCCGCGGCGGCGACCCGTCGGCGCCGGTGCGCCGGACCGGCGCGCTGGTCGGCAGCGCGATGGTGGTGCTGGCGCTGGCCGCTCCGGTGATCCACGCCTGGTACCTGGCGTGGGCGCTGGCGCTGCTGGCGGCCTGCGCCGGCGTCGTCGGGCACCGCTGGCTGATCGGCCTCAGCGTCGCGCTGTGCTTCACCGCGCTGCCCGACCCGCTGACCCGCTGGCACCACGGGCTGCTGCCGCTGACGCTGCTGTTCCTGGTGGTCGCACTGGCACTGACGTTCTGGTGGCTGGCCGACGCGCGCACCCCGGCGACGCCGCGCGCCGGCACCCGCCCGGCGAGCGAGCGGGTGCCGGCGCGGCCGGTCTGA